The following are encoded in a window of Solidesulfovibrio magneticus RS-1 genomic DNA:
- a CDS encoding (2Fe-2S) ferredoxin domain-containing protein: MKHEIVICMGSSCFARGNRKHLLMIEQYLADHGLSESVVLTGSRCEDQCRCGPNIRIDGQLYGDINGERLLELLSRHLAG, encoded by the coding sequence ATGAAACATGAAATCGTCATCTGCATGGGCAGCTCGTGCTTTGCCAGGGGCAACCGCAAGCATCTGCTCATGATCGAGCAGTATCTGGCCGATCACGGACTCAGCGAATCCGTGGTGCTCACCGGCTCGCGCTGCGAGGACCAGTGCCGCTGCGGCCCCAACATCCGCATCGACGGCCAGCTCTACGGCGACATCAATGGCGAACGCCTCCTCGAACTTTTAAGCCGCCATCTGGCCGGCTGA
- a CDS encoding RidA family protein codes for MTPRRNISSGSKWEPLLGYSRAVVAGNTVYVSGTVGANADGTIPEGAYAQTKRALEIIRDALAQAGADLTNVVRTRLFMADMGDFDAVAKAHGEVFGDIRPATTIVEVSKLVDAAFVVEVEALAVI; via the coding sequence ATGACCCCTCGCCGCAACATTTCCTCCGGCTCCAAATGGGAACCCCTGCTCGGCTACTCCCGGGCCGTGGTCGCCGGCAACACCGTCTACGTGTCCGGCACCGTCGGGGCCAACGCCGACGGGACCATCCCCGAAGGCGCCTACGCCCAGACCAAACGCGCCCTGGAAATCATCCGCGACGCCCTGGCCCAGGCCGGAGCCGACCTGACCAACGTCGTGCGCACACGCCTTTTTATGGCCGACATGGGCGACTTCGACGCCGTGGCCAAGGCCCATGGCGAAGTTTTCGGCGACATCCGCCCGGCCACCACCATCGTTGAAGTGTCCAAACTCGTGGACGCCGCTTTTGTGGTGGAAGTGGAAGCTCTGGCGGTGATTTAG
- a CDS encoding DUF2325 domain-containing protein, translating to MQRKTLNDNAEFACPIVGTCLTIAELRRICRKFGDAVPEAASDYEAHVFLVGQAKITASPASKYLQKYLDKKYRKELRMFWKTEDEAELRRLWRERADAGDVPGPFWALMSHPTATNELLRDVYGEVHMLSHRVGAANRADLAKLSRLEDKLAETAAALEDSKLVLRQAVSVWKTRCRQAMEELAAERTKRQAAERERISLREAIENSAVAAVRRDRDILRDQLMELADRLQTTEAEAGRQALLLERMHADLTKTRQELADRDSEVAALEASLFAALGEAAAAHAAHAEHHIDDPDGLGDHHDQPHACTGDCPCPAGGCRRDPAAAGSSLHLVGGGLAGKRVLYVGGRSSLVSHYKVLAEKFGCELIHHDGGREQSSHRLWELLGCADAVVCPVDCVSHEACSLVKQACKGCLKPLILARSSGLSSLARSLAELGAPAQ from the coding sequence ATGCAGCGCAAAACTTTGAATGACAACGCCGAATTCGCCTGCCCCATCGTGGGCACCTGCCTGACCATCGCCGAACTGCGCCGCATCTGCCGCAAATTCGGCGACGCCGTGCCCGAGGCCGCCTCGGACTACGAAGCCCACGTCTTCCTCGTCGGCCAGGCCAAGATCACGGCCAGCCCGGCCTCGAAGTATCTCCAGAAGTACCTGGACAAGAAATACCGCAAGGAATTGCGGATGTTTTGGAAGACCGAGGACGAGGCCGAACTGCGCCGGCTGTGGCGCGAACGGGCCGACGCCGGCGACGTGCCCGGTCCCTTCTGGGCGCTCATGTCCCACCCCACCGCCACAAACGAACTGCTGCGCGACGTCTACGGCGAAGTCCACATGCTCTCCCACCGGGTGGGCGCGGCCAACCGGGCCGATCTGGCCAAACTCTCCCGCCTGGAGGACAAGCTCGCGGAAACCGCCGCCGCCCTGGAGGACAGCAAGCTCGTGCTGCGCCAAGCCGTGTCGGTCTGGAAAACCCGCTGCCGCCAGGCCATGGAAGAACTCGCCGCCGAACGGACCAAACGCCAAGCCGCCGAACGCGAACGCATCTCCCTGCGCGAGGCCATCGAAAATTCTGCCGTGGCCGCCGTGCGCCGCGACCGCGACATCCTGCGCGACCAGCTCATGGAACTGGCCGACCGTCTGCAAACCACCGAGGCCGAAGCCGGACGCCAGGCCCTGCTCCTGGAACGGATGCACGCCGACCTGACCAAGACCCGCCAGGAACTGGCCGACCGCGACAGCGAAGTGGCCGCCCTGGAAGCCTCGCTCTTTGCCGCCCTGGGCGAAGCCGCCGCCGCCCACGCCGCCCACGCCGAGCACCATATCGACGATCCCGACGGCCTTGGCGATCACCACGACCAGCCCCATGCCTGTACCGGCGACTGCCCCTGCCCGGCCGGCGGCTGCCGCCGCGATCCGGCCGCGGCCGGCTCAAGCCTCCACCTCGTCGGCGGCGGCCTGGCCGGCAAACGCGTGCTCTACGTCGGCGGCCGGTCGTCCCTGGTCTCCCACTACAAAGTCCTGGCCGAGAAATTCGGCTGCGAACTCATCCACCACGACGGCGGCCGGGAACAGTCCTCCCACCGCCTCTGGGAATTGCTCGGCTGCGCCGACGCCGTGGTCTGCCCCGTGGACTGCGTGAGCCACGAGGCCTGCTCGCTCGTCAAACAAGCCTGCAAAGGCTGTCTCAAACCCCTTATCCTCGCCCGATCCTCGGGGCTTTCCAGCCTCGCCCGCTCCCTGGCCGAACTCGGCGCGCCGGCGCAGTAG
- a CDS encoding acyltransferase family protein translates to MAPPRDLRFLEAARTLAMAVVVWSHASNTVFFREGDFSATPLFTSCLVTFAVPTFFCISGYLLALFAPAAGDQAARPLRQIKKILPLFLAWNALTLVVLRLAYGMPLVSLTALADLATGPAQLYYLFALLQLLALTALAAPFASPARERVWLLAGVATTLGFYLASTLALHLSPPASHAFELVAIKIGPVWLGFFGLGGWLARNPQRLDALTRRWPLFTALAVCAFIIYWADVDAQARSLGANYRQYFLLSGLAFQLAGCLALLGGCRAAEARAGRLFTLLAETGRDTLGIYLAHYVLVLLFYAAVPAPVAPAYRLPLGAAAMAVSFGGSLALARLARRHGGAVWARVLFGV, encoded by the coding sequence GTGGCCCCCCCCCGCGACCTGCGCTTTCTCGAAGCCGCCCGCACCCTGGCCATGGCCGTGGTGGTCTGGTCCCACGCCAGCAACACGGTCTTTTTCCGGGAAGGCGACTTTTCGGCCACGCCGCTGTTCACCTCGTGCCTGGTCACCTTCGCCGTGCCCACGTTTTTTTGCATCTCGGGCTACCTGCTCGCCCTGTTCGCCCCGGCCGCAGGCGACCAGGCCGCCCGGCCCCTGCGCCAGATCAAAAAAATCCTGCCGCTGTTTTTGGCCTGGAACGCCCTGACCCTTGTCGTCTTGCGCCTGGCCTACGGGATGCCGCTTGTTTCGCTCACCGCCCTGGCCGATCTGGCCACCGGTCCGGCCCAGCTCTATTACCTGTTCGCCCTGCTCCAACTCCTGGCGCTCACCGCCCTGGCCGCGCCCTTTGCCTCCCCCGCCCGGGAACGCGTCTGGCTCCTGGCCGGCGTGGCCACGACCCTGGGCTTTTACCTCGCCTCCACCCTGGCCCTGCACCTGTCCCCGCCGGCCAGCCACGCCTTCGAGCTGGTCGCCATCAAGATCGGCCCGGTCTGGCTGGGCTTTTTTGGCCTGGGCGGCTGGCTGGCCCGAAATCCCCAACGCCTTGACGCCCTCACCCGGCGCTGGCCGCTTTTCACCGCCCTGGCCGTGTGCGCCTTTATCATTTACTGGGCCGACGTGGACGCCCAGGCCCGGTCGCTTGGGGCCAACTACCGCCAATACTTCCTGCTCTCCGGGCTGGCCTTCCAACTCGCCGGCTGCCTGGCCCTGCTCGGCGGCTGCCGGGCGGCCGAAGCCCGGGCCGGCCGACTCTTCACCCTCCTGGCCGAAACCGGCCGCGACACCCTGGGCATCTACCTCGCCCACTACGTCCTCGTGCTGCTCTTCTACGCCGCCGTCCCGGCTCCCGTGGCCCCGGCCTATCGCCTGCCCCTGGGCGCGGCGGCCATGGCCGTGTCCTTCGGCGGCTCCCTGGCGCTCGCCCGCCTGGCCCGCCGCCACGGCGGCGCGGTTTGGGCGAGGGTGTTGTTTGGGGTGTAG
- a CDS encoding YkgJ family cysteine cluster protein — MSHFPAMDDTPAHTPAALSAPPAACRRCGRCCRLGGPALHAADLALLRAGRLTLADLVTLRRGEGVTDNVAGRVGPSPAELVKLRPATSGRACLFYRDPPACAIHDASPLECRTLFCDAPQALAALYEKDRLTRADILAPGPLAELCAHHEAETDLRRLAAVCRAAAAGDEDAREAARAALRFDAAMRELLPARLGVAPETLPFHLGRPLAQALPALRAAAAPAALYKRRP; from the coding sequence TTGTCCCATTTCCCGGCCATGGACGACACCCCAGCCCATACCCCGGCCGCCCTCTCCGCCCCCCCCGCCGCCTGCCGCCGCTGCGGCCGCTGCTGCCGTCTGGGCGGTCCGGCCCTGCACGCCGCCGACCTGGCCCTGCTGCGCGCCGGACGTCTGACCCTGGCCGACCTCGTCACCCTGCGGCGCGGCGAAGGCGTCACGGACAACGTCGCCGGCCGGGTCGGCCCCTCCCCGGCCGAACTGGTGAAGCTGCGCCCGGCCACGAGCGGCCGGGCTTGCCTCTTTTACCGCGACCCGCCGGCCTGCGCCATCCACGACGCCTCGCCCCTGGAGTGCCGGACCCTTTTTTGCGACGCCCCCCAGGCCCTGGCCGCCCTCTATGAAAAAGACCGCCTGACCCGGGCCGACATCCTCGCCCCCGGCCCCCTGGCCGAGCTGTGCGCCCACCACGAGGCCGAAACGGACCTCAGGCGTCTGGCCGCGGTGTGCCGGGCCGCCGCCGCCGGCGACGAGGACGCCCGCGAAGCCGCCCGGGCGGCCCTGCGCTTCGACGCCGCCATGCGGGAACTGCTGCCGGCCCGCCTGGGCGTCGCCCCCGAAACCCTGCCCTTCCACCTCGGCCGGCCCCTGGCCCAGGCCCTGCCGGCCCTGCGCGCCGCCGCCGCCCCGGCCGCCCTTTACAAGCGCCGGCCATAG
- the dsrA gene encoding dissimilatory-type sulfite reductase subunit alpha produces the protein MAKHQTPLLDQLETGPWPSFVSDIKQEAAHRAANPDGLDYQVPVDCPDDLLGVLELSFKDKETHWKHGGIVGVFGYGGGVIGRYCDQPEMFPGVAHFHTVRLAQPSGKYYTADYLRGIMDIWDLRGSGLTNMHGSTGDIVLLGTTTPQLEEIFFDVTHKMNTDLGGSGGNLRTPADCLGSSRCEFACYDTQDLCHTLTNDYQDELHRPAFPYKFKFKFDGCPNGCVASIARSDFSVIGTWKDDIRIDQDRVKAYVAGEFKPGGGSHSGRDWGKFDIVAEVVDRCPTGCMSYDGAKLSIDNANCTRCMHCINTMPAAVKIGAETGASILLGAKAPILDGAQMSSLLVPFVVVENPYDEIKEVIENIWDWWMEEGKNRERVGETMKRLSFQKLLEVTNIKAMPQHVKEPRSNPYIFFKEEEVPGGFAHDEKAYRQRHMR, from the coding sequence ATGGCGAAACACCAAACCCCCTTGTTGGACCAGCTCGAAACTGGGCCCTGGCCCAGCTTCGTGTCCGACATCAAGCAGGAGGCCGCTCACCGGGCCGCCAACCCCGACGGCCTGGACTATCAGGTCCCCGTTGACTGCCCCGACGATCTGCTCGGCGTTCTGGAACTCTCCTTCAAGGACAAAGAGACCCACTGGAAGCACGGCGGCATCGTCGGCGTGTTCGGTTACGGCGGCGGCGTCATCGGCCGTTACTGCGACCAGCCCGAAATGTTCCCCGGCGTCGCGCACTTCCACACCGTGCGTCTGGCCCAGCCCTCCGGCAAGTACTACACCGCCGATTACCTGCGCGGCATCATGGACATCTGGGACCTGCGCGGTTCCGGCCTGACCAACATGCACGGCTCCACCGGTGACATCGTGCTGCTCGGCACCACCACCCCGCAGCTGGAAGAAATTTTCTTCGACGTCACCCACAAGATGAACACCGACCTCGGCGGCTCGGGCGGCAACCTGCGCACCCCGGCCGACTGCCTGGGCTCCTCGCGCTGCGAATTCGCCTGCTACGACACCCAGGATCTGTGCCACACCCTGACCAACGACTATCAGGACGAGCTGCACCGCCCGGCCTTCCCCTACAAGTTCAAGTTCAAGTTCGACGGCTGCCCCAACGGCTGCGTCGCTTCCATCGCCCGTTCCGACTTCTCGGTCATCGGCACCTGGAAGGACGACATCCGCATCGACCAGGACCGCGTGAAAGCCTATGTTGCCGGCGAGTTCAAGCCGGGCGGCGGCTCCCACTCCGGCCGCGACTGGGGCAAGTTCGACATCGTGGCCGAAGTCGTTGATCGCTGCCCCACCGGCTGCATGAGCTACGACGGCGCCAAGCTGTCCATCGACAACGCCAACTGCACCCGCTGCATGCACTGCATCAACACGATGCCCGCCGCCGTGAAGATCGGCGCCGAGACCGGCGCTTCGATCCTGCTGGGCGCCAAGGCCCCCATCCTGGACGGCGCGCAGATGTCCTCCCTGCTCGTTCCCTTCGTCGTTGTGGAAAATCCCTACGACGAGATCAAGGAAGTCATCGAGAACATCTGGGACTGGTGGATGGAAGAAGGCAAGAACCGCGAGCGCGTGGGCGAGACCATGAAGCGTCTCTCCTTCCAGAAGCTGCTTGAGGTCACCAACATCAAGGCCATGCCGCAGCATGTCAAAGAGCCGCGCTCCAACCCGTACATCTTCTTCAAGGAAGAAGAGGTGCCCGGCGGCTTTGCCCATGACGAAAAGGCCTATCGCCAGAGACACATGAGATAA
- the dsrB gene encoding dissimilatory-type sulfite reductase subunit beta: protein MAFISSGYNPDKPMENRITDIGPRHFEEFYPPVIKKNKGQWDYHEIVKPGVLKHVGLSGDVVYTVRVGAARLMSVTHIREICEIAEKHCGGHLRFTTRNNVEFMVETEAAVEGLLADLASRKFAGGSQKFPVGGTGACVSNIVHTQGYAHCHTPATDASGPVKAVMDEMFEYFQTMTLPAMVRISLACCLNMCGAVHCSDIGIVGIHRKPPIVEHDRLDNICEVPLAVSACPTGAIKPAKVEIDGKKVNSVAVNASRCMYCGNCYTMCPAMPLASGEGDGIVLMVGGKVSNRISMPKFSKVVVAFIPNEPPRWPTLTKMIKQIVEVYAKEARKYERLGEWAERIGWEKFFELCDLEFTHHCIDDFRDPAYYTWRQSTQFKFTKHIEA from the coding sequence ATGGCATTCATCTCTTCCGGATACAATCCCGACAAGCCCATGGAAAACCGGATCACGGATATTGGTCCTCGTCATTTCGAGGAGTTCTATCCGCCGGTCATCAAAAAGAACAAAGGTCAGTGGGACTACCACGAGATCGTCAAACCCGGCGTGCTCAAGCACGTCGGCCTGTCCGGCGACGTGGTCTACACCGTGCGCGTCGGCGCTGCCCGCCTCATGAGCGTCACGCACATCCGCGAGATCTGCGAGATCGCCGAGAAGCACTGCGGCGGCCACCTGCGCTTCACCACGCGTAACAACGTGGAATTCATGGTCGAGACCGAAGCCGCCGTGGAAGGCCTGCTGGCCGATCTGGCTTCCCGCAAGTTCGCTGGCGGCAGCCAGAAGTTCCCGGTCGGCGGCACCGGCGCTTGCGTCTCCAACATCGTCCACACCCAGGGTTACGCCCACTGCCACACCCCGGCCACCGACGCCTCCGGCCCGGTCAAAGCCGTCATGGACGAGATGTTCGAGTACTTCCAGACCATGACCCTGCCGGCCATGGTGCGCATCTCCCTGGCCTGCTGCCTCAACATGTGCGGCGCGGTCCACTGCTCCGACATCGGCATCGTCGGCATCCACCGCAAGCCCCCCATCGTCGAGCACGACCGCCTGGACAACATCTGCGAAGTGCCCCTGGCCGTTTCCGCCTGCCCCACCGGCGCCATCAAGCCGGCCAAGGTTGAAATCGACGGCAAGAAGGTCAACTCCGTCGCGGTCAACGCCTCGCGCTGCATGTACTGCGGCAACTGCTACACCATGTGCCCGGCCATGCCGCTCGCTTCCGGCGAGGGCGACGGCATCGTGCTCATGGTCGGCGGCAAGGTGTCCAACCGCATCTCCATGCCGAAGTTCTCCAAGGTCGTCGTGGCCTTCATCCCCAACGAGCCGCCCCGCTGGCCGACGCTGACCAAGATGATCAAGCAGATCGTCGAAGTCTACGCCAAGGAAGCCCGCAAGTACGAGCGCCTGGGCGAATGGGCCGAGCGCATCGGCTGGGAAAAGTTCTTCGAGCTGTGCGACCTGGAGTTCACCCACCACTGCATCGATGACTTCCGTGATCCGGCCTACTACACGTGGCGCCAGAGCACCCAGTTCAAGTTCACCAAGCACATCGAAGCCTAG
- a CDS encoding dissimilatory sulfite reductase D family protein, protein MSSEKEQVLEFLTGKTGKSKFYFSDFCKIFPDKKQREVKKILTELVNEGKLEFWSSGSTTMYGMTGAGKQKAEEE, encoded by the coding sequence ATGTCTTCCGAGAAAGAGCAAGTTCTCGAGTTCCTCACGGGGAAGACGGGCAAGTCCAAGTTTTACTTCAGCGATTTCTGCAAGATCTTCCCGGACAAAAAGCAGCGCGAAGTCAAAAAGATCCTCACCGAGCTGGTCAACGAGGGCAAGCTGGAATTCTGGTCCAGCGGCTCCACCACCATGTACGGCATGACCGGCGCCGGCAAGCAGAAGGCCGAGGAAGAATAG
- a CDS encoding cobyrinate a,c-diamide synthase, with amino-acid sequence MNYRPRLVLAGLSGGAGKTILSLGVCRALAQTGLRVRPFKKGPDYIDAAWLGLAAGRDATNLDPFLLPPERIPSLFLEKSEGCDISVVEGNRGIFDGMDVAGSCSTAALARSLAAPVVLILDATKMTRTAAAVVAGVAAFEPGLNLAGVVLNRTAGPRHRDILREAIETLAHVPVLGQLPKIAENPIPERHMGLVSNREHDAVDPILDGIAKIVADHVDLDRLLAIAQSAPALPDSLPPVCPTSAPAADAGQPAIGVVRDAALWFYYPENLEALERAGARLVPVSILDDAPWPELDGLYLGGGFPETHVEAIAASAATRDRVRRLSQAGLPIYAECGGFMYLCQGLDVAGMVHPMAGVFPVTTTLCARPQGLGYSLAAVVRDNPFHPVGTVLRGHEFHYSKCQAAIGSCPGDVPPLPGPEAFALVMERGVGMLAGLDGLVTANTFAAYTHIHADGAPHWAPNFVAAACAYRARGEKKK; translated from the coding sequence GTGAACTATCGTCCGCGTCTGGTCCTGGCCGGACTCTCCGGGGGGGCCGGGAAAACCATCCTCTCCCTCGGCGTCTGCCGGGCCCTGGCCCAGACAGGTCTTCGCGTCCGTCCGTTCAAAAAGGGTCCGGATTACATCGACGCCGCCTGGCTCGGCCTCGCCGCCGGCCGCGACGCCACCAATCTGGACCCTTTTCTCTTGCCTCCCGAGCGCATCCCCTCCCTTTTTCTCGAAAAATCCGAAGGCTGCGACATCAGCGTCGTTGAAGGCAACCGCGGCATCTTCGACGGCATGGACGTGGCCGGCTCCTGCTCCACCGCCGCCCTGGCCCGAAGCCTGGCCGCCCCCGTGGTCCTCATCCTCGACGCCACCAAGATGACCCGCACCGCCGCCGCCGTGGTGGCCGGGGTGGCCGCCTTTGAACCGGGCCTGAATCTGGCCGGCGTGGTCCTTAACCGCACCGCCGGCCCGCGTCACCGCGACATCCTGCGCGAAGCCATCGAAACCCTGGCCCACGTGCCGGTCCTGGGCCAGCTGCCCAAGATTGCCGAGAATCCCATCCCCGAACGCCACATGGGGCTGGTCTCCAACCGCGAACACGACGCCGTGGACCCCATCCTCGACGGCATCGCCAAGATCGTGGCCGACCACGTGGACCTCGACCGCCTGCTGGCCATCGCCCAAAGCGCCCCGGCCCTGCCGGACAGCCTGCCGCCGGTCTGCCCGACCTCTGCCCCAGCCGCCGACGCCGGCCAACCGGCCATCGGCGTGGTGCGCGACGCCGCCCTGTGGTTTTATTACCCGGAAAATCTCGAAGCCCTGGAACGGGCCGGCGCGCGCCTCGTTCCGGTCAGCATCCTTGACGACGCCCCCTGGCCGGAGCTCGACGGCCTCTACCTCGGCGGCGGCTTCCCCGAAACCCACGTCGAGGCCATCGCCGCCAGCGCCGCCACCCGCGACCGGGTGCGCCGGCTTTCCCAGGCCGGCCTGCCCATCTACGCCGAGTGCGGCGGCTTCATGTACCTGTGCCAGGGGCTCGACGTGGCCGGCATGGTCCATCCCATGGCCGGCGTCTTTCCCGTGACCACCACCTTGTGCGCCCGCCCTCAGGGCCTGGGTTACAGCCTGGCCGCCGTGGTGCGCGACAATCCCTTCCATCCCGTGGGCACGGTGCTGCGCGGCCACGAGTTCCACTACTCCAAATGCCAGGCGGCCATCGGCTCCTGCCCCGGCGATGTCCCCCCCCTGCCCGGCCCCGAAGCCTTCGCCCTGGTCATGGAGCGGGGCGTGGGCATGTTGGCCGGCTTGGACGGCCTGGTCACGGCCAACACCTTCGCCGCCTACACCCACATCCACGCCGACGGCGCGCCCCACTGGGCCCCCAATTTCGTCGCCGCCGCTTGCGCTTACCGCGCGCGGGGCGAGAAGAAGAAGTAA
- the polA gene encoding DNA polymerase I, which yields MSLANRLGFSQTPLFLVDGSAYIYRGYHAFRDLARSDGFPTSALFMIFRLLFKILKEQEPRHLVFFLDGKGPTFRSNIYAAYKANREAMPEPLARQLEPLRQGLSLLGVPVIIPQGAEADDGIASLAARFSSNLPVVIVGADKDLKQCLSDRVVLYDPSGKAEKITTLSDFTADCGIAPASWPDLQALVGDTSDNIPGIPGVGPKTALDILRQLPTLEAVRDGLDTIKPKVRDKIVPLMEELFIYRELTRLKTDILPETSLDDARLGAPDAKALREFLLAYELRNLARDIPGQPPAAAGSATSAAPAASAGPRAAQLSLFDAPRPDVAQSAGTLSAPPAAVPAPVVFTPLDELPDPAGRQLALVPLETGYSLSYGPDEYGIDPTPDALAAFLARADRAAVPSVKALLSASLAFAAVPLAVWFDLGLAAYLLNPESRAYAFDRLRDSLFADPSVDTEGVSPTDNARAAALLADVLAARLETAGLSRLVAELEMPLVPVLVAMERAGIGIDKTAFAAFADEVAGRLAILETDIVALAGKPFNPRSSQQLGEILYTDLGLKAHGKTPGGAASTSQDALERLAGAHPLVDRILEFRKLEKLRSTYLAPMPALADRDSRIHTTLNNMATATGRLSSSNPNLQNIPIRGEFGRRMRACFTAGPGNRLVAADYSQIELRVLAHLSGESALLDAFAHGADIHARTAAILFDKPEEAIAPDERRQAKTINFGLLYGMGPQKLSRDLGIKLDAAKAFIARYFERLPGLSAFYEGIVEAAKRDGFVTTLAGRRRLLPDIGSANSQLSSQARRQAINTVVQGGAADIIKMAMLAAAGDAALAGLGAVLVLQIHDELLLETPEAAAKEAGARLAGLMTGVISLAVPLEVDWGTGRTWGEAH from the coding sequence ATGTCCCTGGCCAATCGGCTCGGTTTTTCCCAAACGCCCCTTTTTCTCGTGGACGGCAGCGCCTACATCTACCGGGGCTACCATGCGTTTCGCGACCTGGCCCGGTCCGACGGCTTCCCGACCAGCGCCTTGTTTATGATTTTTCGACTCCTGTTCAAGATTCTCAAAGAACAGGAGCCGCGCCATCTGGTCTTCTTCCTCGACGGCAAGGGGCCGACCTTCCGCAGCAACATCTATGCCGCCTACAAAGCCAACCGCGAGGCCATGCCCGAACCCCTGGCCCGCCAGCTTGAGCCCCTGCGACAGGGCCTCAGCCTGCTTGGCGTGCCGGTCATCATCCCCCAGGGAGCCGAGGCCGACGACGGCATCGCCAGCCTGGCCGCCCGGTTCTCGTCGAATCTGCCCGTGGTCATCGTCGGTGCGGACAAGGACCTCAAACAGTGCTTAAGCGACCGGGTGGTCCTCTACGATCCCTCGGGCAAGGCCGAAAAAATCACCACCCTGTCCGATTTCACCGCCGACTGCGGCATCGCCCCGGCTTCCTGGCCCGACCTGCAAGCCCTGGTCGGCGACACCAGCGACAACATCCCCGGTATCCCCGGGGTCGGCCCCAAAACGGCCCTGGACATCCTGCGCCAGCTGCCCACCCTGGAAGCGGTGCGCGACGGCCTGGACACGATCAAGCCGAAAGTGCGCGACAAAATAGTCCCCCTTATGGAAGAGCTTTTCATCTACCGGGAACTCACGCGCCTGAAAACCGACATCCTGCCGGAGACGAGCCTCGACGACGCCCGGCTCGGCGCGCCCGACGCCAAGGCCCTGCGCGAATTCCTCCTGGCTTATGAGCTGCGTAATCTGGCCCGGGACATCCCCGGCCAACCGCCGGCCGCCGCCGGATCGGCCACCTCGGCCGCGCCGGCCGCGTCGGCCGGACCACGCGCGGCCCAGCTGTCGCTTTTTGATGCCCCACGGCCGGACGTTGCCCAGTCCGCGGGCACCTTGTCTGCCCCCCCCGCCGCCGTGCCGGCCCCGGTCGTCTTCACCCCCCTGGACGAACTGCCTGACCCGGCCGGCAGGCAACTGGCCCTGGTCCCCCTGGAAACAGGCTACAGCCTGTCCTACGGCCCGGATGAATACGGCATTGATCCCACGCCCGACGCCTTGGCCGCCTTCCTGGCCCGGGCCGACCGGGCGGCCGTGCCCTCGGTCAAGGCCCTTTTGTCCGCCAGCCTGGCCTTTGCCGCCGTCCCCCTGGCTGTCTGGTTCGACTTGGGGCTGGCCGCCTACCTGCTCAATCCCGAGAGCCGGGCCTATGCCTTCGACCGGCTGCGCGACAGTCTGTTTGCCGACCCGTCCGTGGACACCGAGGGCGTGTCCCCCACCGACAACGCCCGGGCCGCCGCCCTTCTGGCCGACGTCCTGGCCGCCCGCCTGGAAACGGCCGGCCTGTCAAGGCTCGTGGCCGAGCTGGAAATGCCGCTGGTTCCGGTGCTCGTGGCCATGGAACGGGCCGGCATCGGCATCGACAAGACGGCCTTTGCCGCCTTTGCCGACGAGGTCGCCGGCCGGCTGGCGATCCTGGAAACCGACATCGTCGCCCTGGCCGGCAAGCCGTTTAATCCGCGCTCCAGCCAGCAGCTGGGCGAGATCCTCTACACCGATCTTGGACTCAAGGCCCATGGCAAGACCCCGGGCGGCGCGGCCTCCACCTCCCAGGACGCCCTGGAGCGCCTGGCCGGCGCGCACCCGCTGGTGGACCGCATCCTGGAATTTCGCAAACTCGAAAAGCTCAGGTCCACCTACCTCGCCCCCATGCCGGCCCTGGCCGACAGGGACTCACGCATCCACACGACGCTCAACAACATGGCCACGGCCACCGGACGGCTCTCCAGCTCCAATCCCAATCTGCAGAACATCCCCATTCGCGGCGAATTCGGTCGGCGGATGCGTGCCTGCTTCACGGCCGGTCCGGGCAACCGGCTGGTGGCCGCCGACTATTCCCAGATCGAGCTGCGGGTGCTGGCCCATCTGTCCGGCGAGTCGGCGCTGCTGGACGCCTTTGCCCACGGGGCAGACATCCATGCCCGCACCGCCGCGATCCTTTTCGACAAGCCCGAGGAGGCCATCGCCCCGGACGAACGCCGGCAGGCCAAGACCATCAACTTCGGGCTGCTCTACGGCATGGGGCCACAAAAACTGTCCCGCGATCTTGGCATCAAACTCGACGCGGCCAAGGCCTTTATCGCCCGCTACTTCGAGCGTCTGCCCGGGCTGTCCGCCTTTTATGAAGGCATTGTCGAGGCGGCCAAGCGCGACGGCTTCGTCACCACCCTGGCCGGCCGGCGGCGGCTTTTGCCCGACATCGGCTCGGCCAACAGCCAGCTGTCCTCCCAGGCCCGGCGGCAGGCCATCAACACCGTAGTCCAGGGCGGCGCGGCCGACATCATCAAGATGGCCATGCTGGCCGCCGCCGGCGACGCCGCCCTGGCCGGACTCGGGGCCGTGCTCGTGCTCCAGATCCACGACGAACTGCTGCTGGAAACGCCCGAGGCGGCGGCCAAGGAAGCCGGAGCCCGGCTGGCCGGCCTCATGACGGGCGTGATTTCCCTGGCCGTGCCCCTGGAAGTGGACTGGGGGACCGGGCGCACCTGGGGCGAGGCCCACTGA